Within the Arthrobacter sp. UKPF54-2 genome, the region AGCCAGCAGGAGATCCGCCAGCGGATCATCGACTACGTCATGGCCCGCGGCACCCTCGACGCCGCCGTGTTCAGCCAGAGCAACTGGCGGCTCACGGTCAACGGTGAACCCCTGACGGTCACCGCCTGACGCCTCCGCAACACCGTCGACTGCTCCGTAACGGCCGTTTTCAGCACCGAAAACGGCACTTACGGAGCAGTCGTTGCGTCCGGCCGGGGGTTAACCCGGCCGGGCTACGTTGTCACTGCAGCGGGTCGGAGATGTCCGCGACGACGGCGCCGAGGGCTGCGGTGAGCGCGTCGGCGTCGACGAAGGCGCTGTAGCCGTGTTCCCCGGCGCCCATCGAGATCCGCCGACCGGTGATGGTGCTGTCGGCGTACACCGGCCACGCGGTGGTGCTGCCCAGCGGCGTGATGGTGCCGCGCTCGTAGCCGGTTGCGGCGAGGGCGATGTCGGCGGCGGGCAGGGAAAGCTTGTTGACGCCGACCAGCTGGCGGAGTTTAGGCCAGCTGATCTGCCGGTCGCCCGGGACCAGGGCGAACAGGAAGCTGCCGTCCTTGTGCTTGACCACCAGGGATTTCACGATGTCCCCGGGCCTGATGCCGAGGATCGCGGCGGCCTCCTCCAGGCTGTGCGCGGCGAGCCGCTCCACCAGTTCCACCTCGAGGCTGCGCGCGGCGGCGTCCGCCAGGAACCGCTTCCTGCCGGCTCCGCCGCCACGCTCCTGGCCGGAAGAGAGACCGGCCGCCGGCCACTCCGCTGCCCCGTCCGTCGGCTCGGTCATCAGTCGCGGTACAGCAGCAGGGCCTCGCCCTGGCCGCCGCCGCCGCAGAGCGACACGGCGGCCTTGCCGGCGCCGCGCCGCTTCAGCTCGTGGGCCGCATGCAGGGCCAGCCGCGCCCCGGACGCGCCGATCGGGTGGCCCAGTGCGATCGCGCCGCCGTGAATGTTGCACTGCTCCAGCGGGTAGTCCAGGTCCTTGAGGGACTGCACGGCCACGGAGCCGAAGGCCTCATTGATCTCAATGAAGTCCAGGTCCGCGGCGGACCAGCCGGCCTTCTCCAGTGCGTTCTTGATCGCATTGGAGGGCTGGGAGTGCAGCGAGTTGTCCGGTCCGGCCACCTGTCCGGGCTTGCCCACCACGGCCAGGTACTCCAGGCCGTGCTCCTCGGCAAACTTCCGGGAGGTTAGGACCAGGGCGGCGGCGCCGTCGGAGAGCGGGGAGGAGTTGCCGGCCGTGATGGTGCCGTCCGTGGCGAACGCCGCGCGCAGCCCGGCGAGGGAGGCGACGGAGGTGTCCGGGCGGACGCCCTCGTCGGTGCCGACCTGGACCGGCTCGCCCTTGCGCTGCTTAACGCTGATCGGCGCGATTTCGCCGTCGAACACCCCGTCCTTCGCGGCGCGGGCGGCGCGCTGGTGCGAGGCCGCCGCGACCTCGTCCTGGGAGGTCCGGTCAATGCCGAGGGTGACGTTCTTGCTCTCGGTGGACAGGCCCATGGACTGTCCGTCGAAGGCGTCGGTGAGTCCGTCGTGGGCGGCGGCGTCGAGCGCCTGGACCGAGCCGTACGTCCAGCCTTGGCGGGAGCCGGGGAGCAGGTGCGGGGCCCGGCTCATGGATTCCTGGCCGCCGGCGACGACGACGGTAGCGTCGCCGCTGCGGATCATCCGGGCCGCGTCGATCACGGCGGTCAGGCCGGAGAGGCAGACCTTGTTGATCGTGACCGTCGGGACGTTCCAGCCGATGCCGGCGCCGATGGCGCTCTGGCGGGCCGGGTTCTGGCCGGCCCCGGCCTGCAGCACCTGGCCCATGATGACCGAGTCGACCTGGTCCGGCTTCACTCCGCTGGCGGCCAGCGCCGCCCGGATCGCATGGGCGCCGAGTTCGACGGCGGTGAAGCTGGCCAGCTGCCCGTTGAGCCGGCCCTGCGGGGTACGGGCGGCGGCGAGGATGACAACATCATTGTTGTCCGCGAAGTTGGTCATGGTTATCTCTTCCGATCTCTAACGATGTACTCCAAGGTTATCGTGAGGCCCATCACGGAGCCATTCAGCAGGACCGCAGGGGCGGCGCCGTGCGTGCTTGCAATCACGCCGCAAGTGGGGTAGACAAGTAGGTTGCTTTGCCGTATCGTAGATATTTGCGTCTTCCCTGTTTACCTTCAGCCTTCATATAGCGGTGGGCTTAGCCTGAGCGCTGCTCCATCAATGTGCCGTCTACAACGTGCACCAGCATGGTCAGTGCGGGTCCCGGGTCATATAGCGGAACCGGACTGGTAGCACTGCGGAGTCACTTCGCAGGGTGCATAACGGGGGAGATCTGAAAACGCCTGAAGGTCTGTGGAAGGATCCCTCTTGGTCGCCTCGAGCACCTCTAATGTAAACAACGCTACCGCTATCAATGCCGACAGCACCGACGGTGCAACCCGCCGGCTCTCCTTCGCAAAGATTCACGAACCGCTTGACGTTCCGAATCTGCTTGCCCTGCAAACGGACAGCTTCGACTGGCTGGTCGGAAACGAACGCTGGCAGGCGCGCGTCGCGAAGGCCGTCGAGGAAGGCGACCTCAGTGTCGCCACCACGTCGGGCCTGTCTGACATCTTCGAAGAGATCTCCCCGATCGAGGACTTCCAGGGCACCATGTCCCTGAGCTTCTCCGAGCCGGAGTTCGCTGACCCGAAATACACCATGGCCGAGTGCAAGGACCGGGACGCTACGTACTCCGCTCCGCTGTACGTCAAGGCCGAGTTCATGAACAACAACACGGGCGAAATCAAGCAGCAGACCGTGTTCATGGGTGACTTCCCGCTGATGACCGAGAAGGGCACCTTCGTCGTTAACGGCACCGAGCGTGTCGTCGTGTCCCAGCTGGTCCGGTCCCCGGGCGCCTACTTCGAGCGCACCGCGGACAAGACCAGCGACAAGGACATCTTCACCGCGAAGATCATCCCGTCCCGCGGCGCCTGGTTCGAACTCGAAATCGACAAGCGCGACCAGGTCGGCGTTCGCCTCGACCGCAAGCGCAAGCAGTCCGTCACCGTGCTGCTGAAGGCCCTCGGCTGGACCGAAGGCCAGATCCTCGAGGAATTCGGCCAGTACGACTCCATGCGCGCGACGCTGGAGAAGGACGCCACCGAAACCCGCGAAGACGCCTTGCTGGACATCTACCGGAAGCTGCGACCGGGCGAGCCGCCCACCGTTGAGGCTGCCCAGTCCCTGCTGGACAACCTGTACTTCAACTCCAAGCGCTACGATCTGGCCAAGGTCGGCCGGTACAAGATCAACCGCAAGCTTGGCATCGACCGCTCCCTTGGCGACAAGGAAGCTTCGGTCCTGCACGTTGAAGACATCGTTGCCATGATCAAGTTCCTGGTAGCCCTGCACGCCGGTGAGAAGACCCTCATGGGCAAGCGCGACGGCCAGGACCACGAGCTGCGCGTCGAGATCGACGACATCGACCACTTCGGCAACCGCCGTATCCGCGCCGTCGGCGAGCTCATCGAGAACCAGGTCCGCACCGGCCTGTCCCGCATGGAGCGCGTTGTCCGCGAGCGTATGACCACCCAGGACGTCGAGGCGATCACGCCGCAGACCCTGATCAACATCCGCCCCGTCGTGGCAGCGATCAAGGAGTTCTTCGGAACGTCCCAGCTCTCGCAGTTCATGGACCAGAACAACCCGCTGTCGGGCCTGACCCACAAGCGCCGCCTGTCCGCGCTGGGCCCGGGCGGTCTGTCCCGTGACCGTGCCGGCATGGAAGTCCGAGACGTCCACCCGTCCCACTACGGACGTATGTGCCCGATCGAAACCCCTGAAGGCCCGAACATCGGCCTGATCGGTTCGCTGGCATCGTACGGCCGGATCAACCCGTTCGGTTTCATCGAGACCCCGTACCGCCTCGTTTCCGAGGGCATCGTTTCCGATGAGGTCCAGTACCTCACCGCCGACGACGAGGCCGAGGTCCTGATCGCACAGGCCAACGCCCCGCTCGACGAGAACAAGCGTTTCGCCGAAGAGACCGTGCTGGTCCGTGCCCGCGGTGGTGGAGGCGAGCCCGTGCTGGTTCCCGCCGCCGACGTCGAGTTCATGGACGTCTCCCCGCGCCAGATGGTGTCCGTGGCGACCGCCCTGATCCCGTTCCTCGAGCATGACGATGCCAACCGTGCACTCATGGGTGCCAACATGCAGCGCCAGGCTGTGCCGCTGGTCCGCTCCGAGGCGCCGTTCGTCGGCACCGGCATGGAGCGCGCCGCCGCCGTCGACGCCGGTGACGTTGTCATCGCGAAGAAGGCCGGTGTGGTCACCGAGGTTTCCGCCGAGCTCGTCATCATGCTCAACGACGACGGCACCGAAACCAACTACCGGATCAACAAGTTCGCCCGCTCCAACCAGGGCAACTGCTACAACCACCGTGTCCTGGTGAACGAAGGCCAGCGCCTGGAAGTCGGCGGCATCATCGCCGACGGCCCGGCAACGGACCAGGGCGAGCTCGCCCTCGGTAAGAACCTGCTCGTGGCATTCATGTCCTGGGAAGGCCACAACTTCGAGGATGCCATCATCCTGTCCCAGCGGATCGTGGCCGAGGACGTCCTGTCCTCGATCCACATCGAGGAGCACGAGATCGATGCCCGCGACACCAAGCTTGGTGCCGAGGAAATCACCCGTGACATCCCGAACGTGTCCGAGGAAGTCCTGGCAGGCCTGGACGAGCGCGGCATCATCCACATCGGTGCCGAGGTTGAAGCCGGCGACATCCTGGTCGGCAAGGTCACCCCCAAGGGCGAGACCGAGCTGACCCCGGAAGAGCGCCTGCTGCGCGCCATCTTCGGCGAGAAGTCCCGCGAAGTGCGCGACACCTCCCTGAAGGTGCCCCACGGCGAGTCCGGCACCGTGATCGGTGTCCGCGTCTTCGACCGCGACAACGACGACGAGCTGCCCCCGGGCGTCAACCAGCTGGTCCGCGTCTACGTGGCTGCCAAGCGCAAGATCACCGACGGCGACAAGCTCGCCGGCCGTCACGGCAACAAGGGTGTTATCTCCAAGATCCTTCCCGTGGAGGACATGCCCTTCCTTGCCGACGGCACCCCCGTTGATATTGTCCTGAACCCGCTGGGTGTTCCGGGCCGTATGAACGTCGGCCAGGTGCTCGAAACGCACCTCGGCTGGGTTGCCAAGACCGGCTGGAAGATCGAGGGCGAGCCCGAGTGGGTCAAGCAGCTGCCGAACCTGCCGCGCGAAAGTGGCCAGACCACTGTCGCCACGCCGGTCTTCGACGGTGCGCGTGAAGAGGAAATCACGGGCCTGCTCGACTCCACCAACGTCACCCGCGACGGGGACCGCCTGATCAACTCCTCGGGCAAGACCCGCCTGTTTGACGGCCGCTCCGGCGAGCCGTTCCCGGATCCGATCTCGGTCGGCTACATGTACATCCTGAAGCTCCACCACCTGGTGGACGACAAGATCCACGCGCGCTCCACCGGCCCGTACTCCATGATCACGCAGCAGCCGCTGGGTGGTAAGGCGCAGTTCGGTGGCCAGCGCTTCGGTGAAATGGAAGTGTGGGCGCTCGAAGCCTATGGCGCGGCCTACACGCTCCAGGAACTCCTCACGATCAAGTCGGATGACATCCACGGTCGTGTGAAGGTCTACGAAGCCATCGTCAAGGGCGAGAACATCCCGGAGCCGGGCGTTCCTGAGTCCTTCAAGGTCTTGATCAAGGAAATGCAGTCGCTGTGCCTGAACGTGGAAGTTCTTTCCACGGACGGAACCACAATTGAAATGCGTGACTCTGATGACGCAGTCTTCACGGCTGCGGAAGAACTGGGCATCGATCTGTCTCGTGCAGAGCCCAGTTCCGTAGAAGAGGTCTAGCAGGTCGGGGTCCGACGGCGGGTCACCACCCGCCGTCGGACGCCACCTCCCTCTTCCCGTAACCCAAGACTTCAGAATTTAGAGAACAAGAGAGAACAGGGACCATATGTCCAGCGAATCCTCCTTCGGCCTCATGCAGATCGGCCTCGCCACCGCGGAAGACATCCGTGGCTGGTCTTACGGCGAGGTTAAGAAGCCGGAAACCATCAACTACCGCACGCTCAAGCCCGAGAAGGACGGCCTCTTCTGCGAGAAGATCTTCGGCCCGTCCCGCGACTGGGAATGCTACTGCGGCAAGTACAAGCGCGTGCGCTTCAAGGGCATCATCTGCGAGCGGTGTGGCGTTGAGGTCACCCGCGCCAAGGTCCGCCGCGAGCGTATGGGCCACATCGAGCTGGCCGCCCCGGTCACGCACATCTGGTACTTCAAGGGTGTTCCGTCCCGCCTGGGCTACCTCCTTGACCTGGCACCGAAGGACCTCGAAAAGGTCATCTACTTCGCCGCCTACATGATCACCAGCGTCGACGCCGATGCCCGCCACGAGGAACTGCCCAACCTGCAGGTTGAGCACGACATCGAGAAGAAGCAGCTGATCGACAACCGCGACTCCGACATCGCCACGATCGCCCGCGACCTCGAAAACGAGATCGCGCGCCTCGAGGGTGAAGGTGCCAAGGCTGCCGACAAGAAGAAGGCCCGCGACTCCGCGGACCGCCAGATGGCCAACGTGCGCAAGCGCGCGGACGCCGAGATCGAGCGCCTTGAGCAGGTCTGGGACCGCTTCAAGAACCTCAAGGTCGCCGACCTCGAAGGCGACGAAGGCCTGTACCGCGAACTGCGTGACCGCTACGGCATGTACTTCGAAGGCTCCATGGGTGCCGAGGCCATCAAGAAGCGTCTTGAAGGCTTCGACATGCAGGCCGAATCGGACCTGCTGCGCGACATCATCGCCAACGGCAAGGGCCAGCGCAAGACCCGCGCCCTGAAGCGCCTGAAGGTGGTCAACGCGTTCCTGACCACCAACAACAGCCCGCTCGGCATGGTGCTGGACGCCGTCCCGGTAATCCCGCCGGAACTGCGCCCGATGGTCCAGCTGGACGGCGGCCGCTTCGCGACCTCCGACCTCAACGACCTGTACCGCCGCGTGATCAACCGCAACAACCGCCTCAAGCGCCTGCTTGACCTCGGTGCGCCGGAGATCATCGTCAACAACGAGAAGCGCATGCTTCAGGAAGCTGTTGACAGCCTCTTCGACAACGGCCGCCGCGGCCGTCCGGTCACCGGACCGGGCAACCGCCCGCTGAAGTCCCTCTCCGACATGCTCAAGGGCAAGCAGGGTCGTTTCCGCCAGAACCTCCTGGGTAAGCGCGTTGACTACTCCGGTCGTTCGGTCATCGTCGTCGGCCCGCAGCTGAAGCTGCACCAGTGCGGTCTGCCGAAGCAGATGGCCCTGGAGCTCTTCAAGCCGTTCGTGATGAAGCGCCTGGTTGACCTCAACCACGCGCAGAACATCAAGTCGGCCAAGCGTATGGTCGAGCGTTACCGCCCGCAGGTCTGGGACGTGCTCGAAGAGATCATCACCGAGCACCCGGTGCTGCTGAACCGTGCACCTACCCTGCACCGTCTCGGCATCCAGGCGTTCGAGCCGCAGCTGGTCGAAGGCAAGGCAATCCAGCTCCACCCGCTGGTTTGTGGCGCCTTCAACGCCGACTTCGACGGCGACCAGATGGCAGTCCACCTGCCGCTGAGCCCCGAAGCCCAGGCCGAGGCCCGGATCCTGATGCTGTCCTCGAACAACATCCTGAAGCCGTCCGACGGCCGCCCGGTGACGCTGCCTTCGCAGGATATGATCATCGGCCTCTACCACCTGACCACCAAGCGTGTCGGTTCAGCTGGCGAGGGCCGGATCTTCTCCTCCGTCTCGGAAGCCATCATGGCGTTCGACCTGCACGAGCTGCACCTGAACTCCAAGGTCAAGATCCGGCTCGAGGACTTCGTCCCCTACGCCGGCTGGGAAGCTCCCGAAGGCTGGGAGCCGGGTCAGACCACGCTGGTCGAGACCTCCCTGGGCCAGGTCATCTTCAACCAGACGCTGCCCGCGGATTACCCGTGGGTGGAGGCTGTTGCCGACAAGGGTGAGCTGTCCCGGATCGTCAACGACCTCGCCGAGCGCTACCCGAAGGTCGTCACCGCGGCAACGCTGGACAACCTGAAGGATGCCGGTTTCTACTGGGCAACCCGCTCGGGCGTAACCGTCGCCATCTCCGACATCGAGGTCCCGGCCTCCAAGCCGGAGCTCCTGGCCGGCTACGAGACCATGGCCGCGAAGATCCAGGGCCAGTACGACAAGGGCCTGATCGACGACGACGAGCGTCGGCAGGAACTGATCGAGATCTGGAACAAGGCAACCAACGAGATCGCCCAGGCGATGCGTGACAGCCTGTCGCCGATGAACACCATCAACCGCATGGTGTCCTCCGGTGCCCGTGGTAACTGGATGCAGGTCCGTCAGATCGCGGGTATCCGTGGCCTGGTGGCCAACCCGAAGGGCGAGATCATCCCGCGTCCGATCAAGTCCTCCTACCGCGAGGGCCTGTCGGTGCTGGAATACTTCATCGCCACGCACGGTGCCCGTAAGGGTCTGGCCGATACCGCGCTGCGTACCGCCAACTCGGGTTACCTGACCCGTCGTCTGGTGGACGTCTCGCAGGACGTCATCGTCCGTGAAGAGGACTGCGGCACCGAACGCGGCCTCGTCACCCCGATCGCTGTGGCTGACGCCAACGGCGAGCTGGTCCTGGACGAGAACGTCGAGAACAGCGCCTACGCCCGCACCCTGGCCGTGGACGTCGTTGACGCCAAGGGCAAGGTCCTGGCAGCGGCCGGTACTGACTGCGGCGACGTCGTCATTGCCGAACTGTTCGCAGCCGGCATCACCGAGGTCAAGGTCCGCTCCGTACTCACCTGTGAGTCCAGCGTCGGCACCTGCGCCCTGTGCTACGGCCGTTCGCTGGCCACCGGCAAGACCGTGGACATCGGCGAGGCCGTCGGCATCATCGCCGCACAGTCCATCGGTGAGCCCGGTACCCAGCTGACTATGCGTACCTTCCACACCGGCGGTGCTGTCTCCGCCGGCGGTGGCGACGACATCACCCAGGGTCTGCCCCGTATCCAGGAGCTCTTCGAGGCCCGTACTCCGAAGGGTGTGGCGCCGATTGCGGAAGCAGCCGGCCGCATCGCCATCGAAGAGTCCGAGCGCCAGATGCGCCTGGTCATCACCCCGGATGACGGATCCGAAGAGATCGCCTACCCGGTGCTGCGCCGTTCACGTCTTCTCATCGAAGACGGCGAGCACGTCAGCGTCGGCCAGAAGCTCATCAACGGTCCGGTCGACCCCAAGCAGGTGCTGCGCATCATGGGCCCCCGTGCCGCGCAGAAGTTCCTGGTGGACGAAGTCCAGGGCGTATACCGCAGCCAGGGCATCGGTATCCACGACAAGCACGTCGAGGTTATCGTCCGCCAGATGCTGCGCCGCGTCACGGTCATCGAGTCCGGTGAATCGGATCTGCTGCCCGGCGAGCTCGCCGAGCGCAGCCGCTTCGAGGACGCCAACCGCCGCGTTGTGTCCGAGGGCAAGACGCCGGCCTCCGGCCGTCCCGAGCTCATGGGTATCACCAAGGCGTCCCTGGCGACCGAGTCCTGGCTGTCGGCAGCTTCCTTCCAGGAGACCACCCGCGTCCTGACGCAGGCGGCCATGGAAGGCAAGAGCGACCCGCTGCTGGGTCTCAAGGAGAACGTCATCATCGGTAAGCTCATCCCGGCCGGCACGGGTCTCCCGCGCTACACCGAGGTCACGGTGGAACCGACTGAGGAAGCGAAGGCCAACCTGTTCACCGGCCCGAGCGCTTTCAGCGACTTCTCCTACGATTCCCTGGGCGGCGACGGAGCTCCTGAGTTCCACGCCATCCCGCTGGATGACTACGACCTGGGCAGCGACTTCCGCTAACGGATAGCTTTCCCAAGGATGGTCCCGCACCGCAAGGTGCGGGACCATCCCCGTTTAACCGCCCGAGTGCATGCCGCCGGCCGGGGGGAGCAGGGGCCAAATCCCCGCCGATTAAGGGCTGGGGGGCCGTCCGTGTTAGACTGGAGACTAATTGTTATTGTGGCAGTGGATGAGTGCGCCGGTTGCAGCCGTGAGGCTGGACCAGGACGACGTTTCCGGTTTGCAGGGTTCTTGTGCAACGTATGCCACATTTTCGCATGCCTAGGGGCCATTCAGGATGAAAGTCCGGAGCCCGGGCGTGCGGTCCGACTATTAAGGCTTCGCCTCAGCTGCTCTGGAGAGAACTTCAAAGCTCGAGCGGCGGGGCGCAGCGACAAGAGAGCGGCTGCCAACGGCCGCTCCGGATAAAACGGAGAACACGAGAGTGCCTACGATTAACCAGCTGGTCCGCAAGGGCCGCACGCCTAAGGTCAAGAAGACCAAGGCTCCCGCGCTTAACGGCAGCCCGATGCGCCGCGGTGTTTGCACCCGCGTGTACACCACGACCCCGAAGAAGCCGAACTCGGCTCTGCGTAAGGTTGCACGTGTGCGCCTCAACGGCGGCGTTGAAGTCACCGCCTACATCCCTGGTGTTGGCCACAACCTGCAGGAGCACTCCATTGTGCTCGTCCGTGGCGGCCGTGTTAAGGACCTCCCGGGTGTCCGTTACAAGATCGTCCGTGGCGCCCTCGATACCCAGGGTGTGAAGAACCGTAAGCAGGCACGCAGCCGCTACGGCGCAAAGATGGAGAAGAAGTAATATGCCTCGCAAGGGTCCGGCCCCCAAGCGGCCGCTAGTACTAGATCCCGTTTACGGCTCCCCGCTGGTCACGCAGCTGATCAACAAGGTGCTGGTTGACGGCAAGAAGTCCACCGCAGAGCGCATCGTCTACGGTGCACTCGAAGGCGCACGCGCCAAGTCCGGCGGCGACCCGGTTGCAGCCCTCAAGAAGGCCATGGACAACGTCAAGCCTTCCCTCGAGGTCCGCTCCCGCCGCGTCGGTGGCGCCACCTACCAGGTTCCCGTCGAGGTCAAGCCGGGCCGTTCCACGGCCCTCGCCCTCCGCTGGCTGGTCGGCTACTCCAAGGCCCGCCGCGAAAAGACGATGACCGAGCGCCTCCAGAACGAAATCCTGGATGCCTCGAACGGTCTCGGAGCCGCTGTGAAGCGTCGCGAAGACACCCACAAGATGGCCGAGTCCAACAAGGCCTTCGCACACTACCGCTGGTAATACTTCCCGGACGCCGCCGGCTCACCCGAGCCGGCGGCGAACGTGCAGTCCATCCGAAAGGGAGACACCGTGGCACAGGACGTGCTTACCGACCTTAGCAAGGTCCGCAATATCGGCATCATGGCCCACATTGATGCCGGCAAGACCACCACTACCGAGCGCATCCTGTTCTACACGGGTGTGAACCACAAGATCGGCGAAACGCACGACGGCGCGTCGACCACCGACTGGATGGAACAGGAGAAGGAACGCGGCATCACTATCACGTCTGCCGCCGTGACCTGCTTCTGGGAAAACAACCAGATCAACATCATTGACACCCCCGGCCACGTGGACTTCACGGTTGAGGTTGAGCGCTCCCTGCGCGTCCTCGACGGTGCAGTCGCCGTGTTCGACGGCAAGGAAGGTGTGGAGCCGCAGTCCGAGACTGTGTGGCGCCAGGCCGACAAGTACAACGTGCCCCGCATCTGCTTCGTCAACAAGATGGACAAGCTCGGCGCTGACTTCTACTTCACCGTCGACACCATCATTAGCCGCCTCGGTGCCAAGCCGCTCGTCATGCAGCTGCCGATCGGCGCCGAGAACGATTTCATCGGCGTCGTCGACCTGCTCTACATGCGTGCACTGGTCTGGCCCGGCGACTCCAAGGGTGACGTCACCATGGGTGCCAAGTACGAGATCCAGGAGATCCCGGCTGACCTCAAGGAAAAGGCCGAAGAGTACCGCGCAACGCTCGTCGAGACCGTTGCAGAGTCCTCCGAAGATCTCATGGAGAAGTACCTCGAGGGCGAAGAGATCTCGATCGACGAGCTCAAGGCCGGCATCCGCAAGATGACGATCAACTCCGAGCTCTACCCGGTCTTCTGTGGCTCCGCGTTCAAGAACCGCGGCGTGCAGCCGATGCTCGACGCCGTCGTGGACTACCTGCCGAACCCGCTCGACGTCCCCCCGATGATCGGTCACGATCCTCGCGACGAAGAGAAGGAACTGACCCGTAAGCCTTCCGCTGACGAGCCGTTCTCCGCACTGGCGTTCAAGATCGCCGCGCACCCCTTCTTCGGCCAGCTCACCTTCATCCGCGTGTACTCCGGTCACGTGGAAGCAGGCGCACAGGTGGTCAACTCCACCAAGGGCAAGAAGGAGCGCATCGGCAAGCTGTTCCAGATGCACGCCAACAAGGAAATGCCGGTCGACGGCGCTACCGCAGGCCACATCTACGCAGCGATCGGCCTGAAGGACACCACTACGGGCGACACCCTCTGCGACGCATCCAACCAGATCGTCCTCGAGTCCATGAGCTTCCCGGAGCCCGTGATCTCGGTTGCGATCGAGCCGAACACCAAGGGTGACCAGGAGAAGCTCTCCACGGCCATCCAGAAGCTCTCCGCTGAGGACCCGACCTTCCAGGTCTCCCTCAACGAAGACACCGGCCAGACCATCATCGCCGGCATGGGCGAGCTCCACCTGGACATCCTGGTGGACCGCATGCGCCGCGAGTTCAAGGTCGAGGCAAACGTGGGCAAGCCCCAGGTTGCCTACCGCGAAACCATCAAGCGCGCTGTCGAGCGTCACGACTACACGCACAAGAAGCAGACCGGCGGTTCGGGCCAGTTCGCAAAGATCCAGATCGCGATCGAGCCGCTGGACACGTCCGAAGGCGAGATGTACGAGTTCGAGAACAAGGTCACCGGTGGCCG harbors:
- a CDS encoding aminoacyl-tRNA deacylase; this encodes MTEPTDGAAEWPAAGLSSGQERGGGAGRKRFLADAAARSLEVELVERLAAHSLEEAAAILGIRPGDIVKSLVVKHKDGSFLFALVPGDRQISWPKLRQLVGVNKLSLPAADIALAATGYERGTITPLGSTTAWPVYADSTITGRRISMGAGEHGYSAFVDADALTAALGAVVADISDPLQ
- a CDS encoding acetyl-CoA C-acetyltransferase, which encodes MTNFADNNDVVILAAARTPQGRLNGQLASFTAVELGAHAIRAALAASGVKPDQVDSVIMGQVLQAGAGQNPARQSAIGAGIGWNVPTVTINKVCLSGLTAVIDAARMIRSGDATVVVAGGQESMSRAPHLLPGSRQGWTYGSVQALDAAAHDGLTDAFDGQSMGLSTESKNVTLGIDRTSQDEVAAASHQRAARAAKDGVFDGEIAPISVKQRKGEPVQVGTDEGVRPDTSVASLAGLRAAFATDGTITAGNSSPLSDGAAALVLTSRKFAEEHGLEYLAVVGKPGQVAGPDNSLHSQPSNAIKNALEKAGWSAADLDFIEINEAFGSVAVQSLKDLDYPLEQCNIHGGAIALGHPIGASGARLALHAAHELKRRGAGKAAVSLCGGGGQGEALLLYRD
- the rpoB gene encoding DNA-directed RNA polymerase subunit beta, encoding MVASSTSNVNNATAINADSTDGATRRLSFAKIHEPLDVPNLLALQTDSFDWLVGNERWQARVAKAVEEGDLSVATTSGLSDIFEEISPIEDFQGTMSLSFSEPEFADPKYTMAECKDRDATYSAPLYVKAEFMNNNTGEIKQQTVFMGDFPLMTEKGTFVVNGTERVVVSQLVRSPGAYFERTADKTSDKDIFTAKIIPSRGAWFELEIDKRDQVGVRLDRKRKQSVTVLLKALGWTEGQILEEFGQYDSMRATLEKDATETREDALLDIYRKLRPGEPPTVEAAQSLLDNLYFNSKRYDLAKVGRYKINRKLGIDRSLGDKEASVLHVEDIVAMIKFLVALHAGEKTLMGKRDGQDHELRVEIDDIDHFGNRRIRAVGELIENQVRTGLSRMERVVRERMTTQDVEAITPQTLINIRPVVAAIKEFFGTSQLSQFMDQNNPLSGLTHKRRLSALGPGGLSRDRAGMEVRDVHPSHYGRMCPIETPEGPNIGLIGSLASYGRINPFGFIETPYRLVSEGIVSDEVQYLTADDEAEVLIAQANAPLDENKRFAEETVLVRARGGGGEPVLVPAADVEFMDVSPRQMVSVATALIPFLEHDDANRALMGANMQRQAVPLVRSEAPFVGTGMERAAAVDAGDVVIAKKAGVVTEVSAELVIMLNDDGTETNYRINKFARSNQGNCYNHRVLVNEGQRLEVGGIIADGPATDQGELALGKNLLVAFMSWEGHNFEDAIILSQRIVAEDVLSSIHIEEHEIDARDTKLGAEEITRDIPNVSEEVLAGLDERGIIHIGAEVEAGDILVGKVTPKGETELTPEERLLRAIFGEKSREVRDTSLKVPHGESGTVIGVRVFDRDNDDELPPGVNQLVRVYVAAKRKITDGDKLAGRHGNKGVISKILPVEDMPFLADGTPVDIVLNPLGVPGRMNVGQVLETHLGWVAKTGWKIEGEPEWVKQLPNLPRESGQTTVATPVFDGAREEEITGLLDSTNVTRDGDRLINSSGKTRLFDGRSGEPFPDPISVGYMYILKLHHLVDDKIHARSTGPYSMITQQPLGGKAQFGGQRFGEMEVWALEAYGAAYTLQELLTIKSDDIHGRVKVYEAIVKGENIPEPGVPESFKVLIKEMQSLCLNVEVLSTDGTTIEMRDSDDAVFTAAEELGIDLSRAEPSSVEEV
- a CDS encoding DNA-directed RNA polymerase subunit beta', which codes for MSSESSFGLMQIGLATAEDIRGWSYGEVKKPETINYRTLKPEKDGLFCEKIFGPSRDWECYCGKYKRVRFKGIICERCGVEVTRAKVRRERMGHIELAAPVTHIWYFKGVPSRLGYLLDLAPKDLEKVIYFAAYMITSVDADARHEELPNLQVEHDIEKKQLIDNRDSDIATIARDLENEIARLEGEGAKAADKKKARDSADRQMANVRKRADAEIERLEQVWDRFKNLKVADLEGDEGLYRELRDRYGMYFEGSMGAEAIKKRLEGFDMQAESDLLRDIIANGKGQRKTRALKRLKVVNAFLTTNNSPLGMVLDAVPVIPPELRPMVQLDGGRFATSDLNDLYRRVINRNNRLKRLLDLGAPEIIVNNEKRMLQEAVDSLFDNGRRGRPVTGPGNRPLKSLSDMLKGKQGRFRQNLLGKRVDYSGRSVIVVGPQLKLHQCGLPKQMALELFKPFVMKRLVDLNHAQNIKSAKRMVERYRPQVWDVLEEIITEHPVLLNRAPTLHRLGIQAFEPQLVEGKAIQLHPLVCGAFNADFDGDQMAVHLPLSPEAQAEARILMLSSNNILKPSDGRPVTLPSQDMIIGLYHLTTKRVGSAGEGRIFSSVSEAIMAFDLHELHLNSKVKIRLEDFVPYAGWEAPEGWEPGQTTLVETSLGQVIFNQTLPADYPWVEAVADKGELSRIVNDLAERYPKVVTAATLDNLKDAGFYWATRSGVTVAISDIEVPASKPELLAGYETMAAKIQGQYDKGLIDDDERRQELIEIWNKATNEIAQAMRDSLSPMNTINRMVSSGARGNWMQVRQIAGIRGLVANPKGEIIPRPIKSSYREGLSVLEYFIATHGARKGLADTALRTANSGYLTRRLVDVSQDVIVREEDCGTERGLVTPIAVADANGELVLDENVENSAYARTLAVDVVDAKGKVLAAAGTDCGDVVIAELFAAGITEVKVRSVLTCESSVGTCALCYGRSLATGKTVDIGEAVGIIAAQSIGEPGTQLTMRTFHTGGAVSAGGGDDITQGLPRIQELFEARTPKGVAPIAEAAGRIAIEESERQMRLVITPDDGSEEIAYPVLRRSRLLIEDGEHVSVGQKLINGPVDPKQVLRIMGPRAAQKFLVDEVQGVYRSQGIGIHDKHVEVIVRQMLRRVTVIESGESDLLPGELAERSRFEDANRRVVSEGKTPASGRPELMGITKASLATESWLSAASFQETTRVLTQAAMEGKSDPLLGLKENVIIGKLIPAGTGLPRYTEVTVEPTEEAKANLFTGPSAFSDFSYDSLGGDGAPEFHAIPLDDYDLGSDFR